In Candidatus Defluviilinea proxima, a single genomic region encodes these proteins:
- a CDS encoding SRPBCC family protein gives MVLQPPTLLWAGGSTFNQQYLLYPNESTGKLIQIISNSQIYQPIKRVFDYISAPENDFQWQYGTLASTRIEGSNPGLGACFQSTGHFMGHRIQSTFEVTEFEPNQKYGFKSLSGPLQSYTSYVFEIAKGYTQIKLSMQANVINSMDFNEGILEKKMKKQLKENLAMLKEILEAGS, from the coding sequence GTGGTCCTCCAGCCGCCAACCCTGTTATGGGCTGGCGGTTCTACTTTTAATCAGCAATACCTTTTGTATCCCAATGAAAGCACAGGAAAATTGATCCAGATCATCTCGAACTCCCAGATCTACCAACCCATCAAACGAGTCTTTGATTACATCAGCGCGCCAGAGAACGATTTCCAATGGCAATATGGGACGCTGGCTTCCACCCGCATTGAAGGGAGCAATCCAGGGCTGGGAGCCTGCTTCCAAAGCACAGGTCATTTCATGGGGCATCGCATCCAAAGCACCTTCGAAGTAACCGAATTCGAACCAAACCAGAAGTATGGCTTCAAGTCACTTTCGGGGCCGTTGCAATCCTACACGTCCTATGTGTTCGAGATCGCCAAAGGCTACACACAGATCAAACTCTCCATGCAAGCGAACGTGATCAACTCCATGGATTTCAACGAGGGCATCCTTGAAAAGAAGATGAAGAAACAATTGAAGGAAAACCTCGCCATGCTCAAAGAAATTCTGGAAGCTGGTTCATAA
- the rsgA gene encoding ribosome small subunit-dependent GTPase A, translating into MNTNDQDDKGVVFRKTLGRYTVHTEERELDCGVSSLLHKQLIYSTADPTSMRRTVQAVRELDHVDPIAIGDRVRYVDAGQGRGMITEVLPRLSKLSRPAAVTGQRIFEQVIVSNADLVIPVFAATNPPPKWGLLDRYLVTAEAAELPVLIVITKMDLANGNNKLDTELETYRRIGYPIRAVSSVTGEGIEELKETLQGKMSVLIGKSGVGKTSLLNAIQPGLGLRVKAVSNGELGKGRHTTTHLEMFKLDTGGTIVDTPGMREFGLWNISPDELAYLFPEMAEHVGRCKFGLSCHHDNEPGCAIRKAVMDGMVSPHRYKSYMNLRSEL; encoded by the coding sequence ATGAATACAAACGACCAGGACGACAAGGGTGTCGTCTTTCGAAAAACACTCGGACGGTACACCGTCCATACAGAAGAGCGAGAACTCGATTGCGGCGTCTCGTCCCTCCTCCATAAACAACTCATCTACTCCACCGCCGACCCTACATCCATGCGGCGTACAGTGCAAGCCGTACGTGAACTGGACCACGTAGACCCCATCGCAATCGGTGACCGAGTCCGCTATGTGGATGCAGGACAAGGCCGCGGCATGATTACCGAGGTCCTGCCTCGCCTCTCAAAGCTTTCACGCCCCGCCGCCGTTACCGGTCAACGCATCTTCGAGCAAGTCATCGTCTCGAACGCAGACCTAGTCATCCCCGTGTTCGCCGCGACCAATCCCCCACCCAAGTGGGGTCTGCTCGACCGCTACCTCGTCACTGCTGAAGCGGCTGAGTTGCCAGTGCTGATCGTCATCACAAAGATGGATCTAGCCAACGGGAATAACAAACTCGATACAGAACTCGAAACCTATCGGCGCATCGGGTATCCTATCCGCGCGGTCAGCTCGGTCACTGGCGAGGGCATCGAAGAACTCAAAGAGACCTTGCAAGGCAAAATGTCTGTGCTGATCGGCAAGTCGGGTGTGGGTAAAACTTCTCTGCTGAATGCCATCCAACCGGGGCTGGGGTTGCGAGTAAAAGCAGTCAGCAACGGCGAGCTCGGCAAAGGACGCCACACCACAACGCACCTTGAAATGTTCAAATTGGATACCGGCGGAACCATCGTGGATACACCCGGGATGCGCGAATTCGGCTTATGGAATATCTCCCCCGATGAACTCGCCTATCTCTTCCCAGAAATGGCGGAACACGTTGGCCGATGTAAATTCGGCTTGAGTTGTCATCACGATAACGAACCCGGTTGCGCCATCCGTAAAGCCGTGATGGATGGCATGGTCAGCCCGCATCGCTACAAGAGTTATATGAACCTGCGGAGCGAGCTATGA
- a CDS encoding response regulator: MAKILYIEDIQDNITYVEKVVKSRGHEFFSAQNAETGLELALQSKPDVILLDLGLPDADGQTLSVWLKGDPALSKIPIIVLTAWPEEVVRQTVNAYGLNGYLCKPFTLTALVTMIDSVLNPK; encoded by the coding sequence GTGGCGAAAATCTTATACATCGAAGACATACAGGACAACATCACATACGTTGAAAAGGTTGTCAAATCGCGTGGGCATGAGTTCTTCTCCGCGCAAAATGCTGAAACAGGGTTGGAGCTGGCACTTCAATCCAAACCAGATGTGATCCTGCTTGATCTGGGTTTGCCTGATGCAGATGGCCAGACGTTATCGGTCTGGTTGAAAGGCGACCCAGCACTCAGCAAGATTCCCATCATCGTTCTCACCGCCTGGCCCGAAGAAGTAGTGCGTCAGACAGTCAACGCCTACGGGCTGAACGGATATCTATGCAAACCATTTACATTGACTGCGCTCGTAACAATGATCGATTCCGTTTTGAACCCTAAATAA
- a CDS encoding RNA-binding protein: protein MEAKLYVGNLAYTTTEDNLRELFMQAGGVVSVALIKEPGTNRSKGFAFVEMSSQAEAQKAISMFNGYSLAERQLTVNVARPREERGGGGGFRPNRNGPRPQQRGGGGRDRR, encoded by the coding sequence ATGGAAGCAAAGTTGTACGTTGGGAATTTGGCCTACACAACCACAGAAGATAACTTGCGTGAACTTTTTATGCAAGCTGGCGGAGTGGTTTCGGTTGCCTTGATCAAGGAACCGGGGACAAATCGTTCGAAGGGTTTTGCCTTTGTGGAAATGAGCTCACAGGCCGAAGCGCAAAAGGCGATTTCGATGTTCAATGGTTACTCCTTGGCCGAGCGCCAGTTGACCGTGAACGTCGCCCGTCCGCGTGAGGAACGTGGTGGTGGCGGTGGTTTCCGCCCGAACCGTAATGGTCCACGCCCGCAACAGCGCGGCGGCGGTGGAAGAGACCGACGTTAA
- a CDS encoding RNHCP domain-containing protein produces MNYHASSFGDFRCGHCGQYVTTAHVLSGVNNRNHCPYCLWSRHLDLYSAGDRLSACKGQMKPIGLTMKKSRNKYQIKSRGELMLIHECVECGDLSINRIAADDDPDSVMEAFLSSQSLSFQTNARCEVQGIVLLNETAVVQAQLFGEVVPA; encoded by the coding sequence ATGAACTACCATGCTTCCTCCTTTGGCGATTTTCGATGTGGACACTGCGGTCAGTACGTCACAACCGCACACGTCCTCTCAGGCGTCAATAACCGCAATCACTGTCCCTACTGCTTGTGGTCACGTCATCTCGATCTATATTCGGCGGGCGATAGACTGTCCGCGTGTAAAGGGCAGATGAAGCCCATCGGGTTGACCATGAAGAAGAGCAGGAACAAGTACCAGATTAAGTCCCGAGGCGAGCTGATGTTGATCCACGAATGTGTGGAATGCGGAGATTTATCCATCAATCGCATCGCGGCAGACGACGATCCTGATTCCGTTATGGAGGCCTTTCTCTCCTCTCAGAGCTTGAGTTTTCAAACCAACGCACGATGTGAGGTACAGGGAATCGTACTATTGAACGAAACTGCGGTTGTTCAGGCACAATTATTCGGTGAAGTTGTCCCTGCATAA